In one window of Chryseobacterium phocaeense DNA:
- a CDS encoding type II toxin-antitoxin system RelE/ParE family toxin, translated as MKYRISREASNDLEKIWLYTFENWSLKQADYYFNLIMSEIEYITVNPESGKDYNLIRKGYFRSRVKSHFIFYKINLKDEEIEIIRILHQQMDISTRLDE; from the coding sequence ATGAAATATAGAATAAGTAGGGAAGCATCAAATGATTTAGAAAAGATATGGTTATACACTTTTGAAAACTGGTCATTAAAACAGGCTGATTACTATTTTAATTTAATCATGAGTGAAATTGAATATATAACTGTCAATCCTGAATCAGGAAAAGACTACAACTTAATTAGAAAAGGATATTTCCGCTCAAGAGTAAAATCACATTTTATATTTTACAAAATCAATTTGAAGGATGAAGAAATTGAAATCATCAGAATTCTCCACCAACAAATGGATATATCAACAAGGTTAGATGAATAA
- a CDS encoding alpha/beta fold hydrolase: protein MSSLQKSAYLSTQTMDSPKLFHTLFTPHAVPIKATLLIIHGMQEHSGRYTEIAAYFADQGFAVLTYDHLGHGKSVKDKKDIGFFQLDRPDEKLVSDAEAMSNYLHQQYPDVPHFVLGHSMGSFVTRCLLQKASNKFTGAVLVGTRGPLAGISLIKGYLSLANKIAPKYPTYLNTLFNIVNNKHFKKDQDFDDTSWLSVNPVNRKAFTEDELCGIPFSNNAFFALFSIYKKATARHWAAHISKSFPLLFVSGQNDPIGDFGKGVMKTVKDLKQDGFKNVNSVIYPEMRHEILNEEIRKDVFNDINSWMTTYL from the coding sequence ATGAGCTCATTACAAAAATCAGCATACTTATCTACCCAAACTATGGACAGTCCCAAACTCTTCCACACCCTTTTCACTCCCCATGCAGTTCCTATAAAAGCCACTCTACTCATCATCCACGGCATGCAGGAACACAGCGGGAGATACACTGAAATTGCAGCGTATTTTGCAGATCAAGGATTTGCTGTCCTTACCTATGATCATCTGGGTCATGGAAAATCTGTAAAGGATAAAAAAGATATCGGATTTTTCCAACTCGACCGCCCTGATGAAAAACTGGTTTCAGATGCTGAAGCCATGAGTAATTATCTTCATCAGCAATATCCTGATGTTCCCCATTTTGTACTTGGTCATTCCATGGGATCATTTGTTACCCGATGTCTGCTTCAAAAAGCAAGCAATAAATTTACAGGCGCTGTTCTGGTTGGAACCAGAGGTCCTTTGGCGGGAATCAGTCTGATCAAAGGTTATCTTTCATTAGCCAATAAAATAGCACCGAAATATCCTACCTATCTCAATACCCTTTTTAATATCGTCAATAACAAACATTTTAAGAAAGATCAGGATTTTGATGATACAAGCTGGCTCAGCGTAAATCCCGTTAACAGAAAAGCTTTTACTGAAGATGAACTCTGTGGAATTCCTTTCAGCAATAATGCTTTTTTTGCATTGTTCAGCATTTATAAAAAAGCAACGGCAAGACATTGGGCTGCTCACATTTCAAAATCCTTCCCTCTCCTGTTTGTCAGCGGACAGAATGATCCGATAGGAGATTTTGGAAAAGGTGTTATGAAAACAGTCAAGGATTTAAAGCAGGATGGATTTAAAAACGTAAACTCTGTTATCTATCCTGAAATGCGCCACGAAATCCTTAATGAAGAGATTCGTAAAGATGTTTTCAATGACATCAATAGCTGGATGACAACATATTTATAA
- a CDS encoding ABC-F family ATP-binding cassette domain-containing protein, with protein MILLHNISYGFPGGNLLFNSINLTLQPHTKSALAGNNGIGKSTLLKIIGQEILPLEGSVTVKGNLYYVPQMFGNFDHLTIAECLKIDEKLNALQKITSGEVDEKYFETLNDDWEVEDRCRSALHYWNLEDLELNQKLESLSGGQKTKVFLAGIQISQPDIIILDEPTNHLDGEARKQLYNFIEKTDAQVVMVSHDRTLLNLADTIFELSNQGISAYGGNYDFYAEQKEIEEEALYHDIHAKERALKKAKEKERETMERKQKLDARGKGKQEKSGVARIMMNTMRSNAEKNTSKLKGIHAEKISGISGDLRDLRSSMKNADQMKVNFNDSNLHFGKILINAENINFRYGSRSLWKDPVNIQMVSGDRIAIKGSNGSGKTTLIKLLLGNLQPSEGTMTRSDFNTIYIDQEYSLIDQELSIYEFVQQFNDKAMQESEVKTLLSRFLFGKETWAKKCRALSGGERLRILLCGLSISSKAPDMIILDEPTNNLDLQNVKILTNSIKDYRGTLLVISHDEVFLEEIGVEREIVLG; from the coding sequence ATGATTTTACTGCACAATATATCCTACGGGTTTCCGGGAGGAAATCTCCTTTTTAATTCTATAAACCTAACCTTACAGCCTCACACGAAATCTGCACTGGCCGGAAACAACGGTATCGGAAAATCCACACTTCTGAAAATTATAGGACAGGAAATTCTGCCTTTGGAGGGGAGCGTTACCGTTAAAGGAAATCTCTATTACGTTCCGCAGATGTTCGGGAATTTTGATCATCTCACGATAGCCGAATGTCTTAAGATCGATGAAAAACTGAATGCCCTTCAAAAAATCACCAGTGGCGAGGTAGATGAAAAATACTTTGAAACGTTAAATGACGACTGGGAGGTTGAAGACCGATGCAGGAGTGCATTGCATTACTGGAATCTGGAAGACCTTGAACTGAACCAAAAGCTTGAAAGCTTAAGCGGTGGACAAAAGACAAAAGTTTTTCTCGCCGGAATACAGATCAGCCAACCTGATATTATTATCCTCGATGAACCTACCAATCACCTCGATGGGGAAGCAAGAAAGCAGCTCTATAACTTTATTGAGAAGACAGACGCGCAGGTAGTAATGGTGAGTCACGACCGTACTTTGCTCAACCTTGCTGATACTATTTTTGAATTGAGTAATCAGGGAATTTCTGCCTATGGCGGAAACTATGATTTTTATGCTGAGCAGAAAGAAATAGAAGAGGAGGCGCTTTATCACGATATTCATGCCAAAGAACGGGCTTTGAAAAAAGCAAAGGAAAAAGAGCGTGAAACTATGGAACGGAAGCAGAAACTTGATGCAAGAGGAAAAGGAAAGCAGGAAAAGTCCGGGGTAGCCAGGATTATGATGAATACCATGAGAAGCAATGCCGAAAAGAACACTTCTAAGCTCAAAGGTATCCATGCAGAAAAGATCAGTGGTATTTCCGGGGACCTCCGTGATCTGCGTTCTTCAATGAAAAATGCCGATCAGATGAAAGTGAATTTCAATGATTCCAATCTGCATTTCGGGAAAATCCTGATTAATGCGGAAAATATCAATTTCAGATATGGCAGCAGAAGCTTGTGGAAAGATCCTGTCAATATTCAGATGGTAAGCGGGGACAGGATCGCCATAAAAGGTTCTAACGGTTCGGGAAAAACAACTCTGATCAAACTGTTGCTGGGAAATCTGCAGCCTTCTGAAGGAACAATGACAAGATCGGATTTTAATACCATCTATATTGACCAGGAATATTCATTGATTGATCAGGAGTTGAGTATCTATGAATTTGTCCAGCAGTTTAATGATAAAGCTATGCAGGAATCTGAAGTAAAAACTTTGCTGTCCAGATTTTTGTTCGGAAAGGAAACCTGGGCTAAAAAATGCAGAGCCCTGAGTGGAGGAGAACGCCTGAGAATTTTGCTGTGTGGACTTTCGATCAGCAGTAAAGCTCCTGATATGATTATTCTGGATGAACCGACGAATAATTTAGACCTTCAGAATGTGAAAATTCTTACGAATTCCATTAAAGACTACAGGGGAACTTTGCTGGTGATTTCGCATGATGAAGTGTTTCTGGAGGAAATTGGGGTGGAGCGGGAAATTGTTTTGGGTTAG
- a CDS encoding phosphoribosyltransferase, with protein MESIKVHDKTFVPYLKEDEIQEIVKETALKIYEDYKDEVPVFIGVLNGVIMFFSDLLKYYPGECEIAFIQMSSYVGTESTGIVYQKMELTKDVRDRHIILVEDIVDTGNTVESLFKYFKETQRPKSVKLASFLLKPEVYKKDFKLDYIGKEIPNKFVLGYGLDYDELGRNLSGLYQLEEGQINH; from the coding sequence ATGGAAAGCATTAAAGTCCACGACAAAACTTTCGTTCCTTACCTGAAGGAAGACGAAATTCAGGAAATTGTAAAAGAAACAGCTTTAAAGATTTATGAAGACTATAAAGACGAGGTTCCGGTTTTCATCGGGGTACTGAACGGAGTAATCATGTTCTTCTCAGATCTTTTAAAATATTATCCTGGCGAATGCGAAATTGCTTTCATCCAAATGAGTTCTTACGTAGGAACAGAATCTACAGGAATTGTTTACCAGAAAATGGAACTGACCAAAGATGTGAGAGACCGTCACATTATTTTGGTGGAAGACATTGTAGATACAGGAAATACTGTGGAAAGCCTGTTTAAATATTTCAAGGAAACACAGCGTCCGAAATCTGTAAAACTGGCCTCTTTCCTGCTAAAGCCGGAAGTGTACAAAAAGGATTTCAAGCTGGATTATATCGGAAAGGAAATCCCGAATAAATTTGTTCTTGGTTACGGACTTGATTATGATGAGTTAGGAAGAAACCTTTCGGGTCTGTATCAACTGGAAGAAGGACAAATCAACCATTAA
- a CDS encoding adenylate kinase has translation MINIVLFGPPGSGKGTQAQNLIEKFNLKQISTGDLFRYNMKNDTELGKLAKSYIDKGELVPDQVTTDMLIDELKKPTDTNGFIFDGYPRTTAQTEALERIVKEELNDEIDICLSLVVEDKTLVERLLKRGETSGRSDDSNVEIIENRIKEYYTKTAEVAELYKQQGKYVEVNGIGEIDEISQKLFAEVEKIK, from the coding sequence ATGATAAACATTGTTCTGTTCGGCCCTCCAGGAAGTGGAAAAGGAACACAAGCTCAAAACCTGATCGAAAAATTCAACTTAAAACAGATTTCAACAGGTGACCTTTTCAGATACAACATGAAAAATGACACGGAGCTTGGAAAACTGGCCAAGTCTTATATTGATAAGGGAGAACTTGTTCCAGATCAGGTAACAACGGATATGCTGATTGACGAGCTTAAAAAACCGACGGATACCAACGGGTTTATCTTTGACGGTTATCCAAGAACTACCGCACAGACGGAAGCTCTGGAAAGAATTGTAAAAGAAGAGCTGAATGACGAGATCGACATCTGCCTGTCTCTGGTGGTAGAAGATAAAACTTTGGTGGAAAGACTTCTGAAAAGAGGGGAAACCAGTGGAAGATCTGATGACAGCAATGTAGAAATCATTGAAAACAGAATTAAAGAATATTATACTAAAACAGCAGAAGTAGCTGAACTTTACAAGCAACAGGGAAAATATGTTGAGGTAAACGGCATCGGAGAAATTGACGAAATTTCCCAAAAGCTTTTCGCTGAAGTAGAAAAAATTAAATAA
- the obgE gene encoding GTPase ObgE, translating to MSNFVDYVKIHCKSGHGGAGSAHLRREKYIPKGGPDGGDGGRGGHIIMRGNAQEWTLLPLRYTRHVKAERGENGGKSQLTGADGSDVYIDVPIGTIAKNEDGEIIGEILEDKQEIILMKGGKGGLGNEHFKSSTNQTPRYAQPGMDGEEGYVVFELKILADVGLVGFPNAGKSTLLASVSAAKPKIANYAFTTLTPNLGIVDYRNYKSFVMADIPGIIEGAAEGKGLGHRFLRHIERNSILLFLIPADSEDHFQEFKILENELTEYNPELLDKDFIISISKSDLLDDELKKEISAEFPENRQPIFFSGVTGEGLVELKDIVWKKLHG from the coding sequence ATGTCAAACTTTGTAGATTACGTAAAGATCCATTGTAAAAGCGGCCACGGAGGTGCAGGTTCTGCCCATCTCCGCCGTGAAAAATATATTCCGAAAGGAGGTCCTGATGGTGGTGATGGAGGCCGTGGCGGACACATCATTATGAGGGGAAATGCTCAGGAATGGACTTTACTTCCACTCCGCTACACGCGTCACGTAAAAGCTGAACGTGGAGAAAACGGAGGAAAAAGCCAGCTGACCGGTGCTGATGGTTCTGATGTGTACATTGATGTGCCTATCGGGACGATTGCAAAAAATGAAGACGGTGAAATCATCGGTGAAATTCTGGAAGACAAGCAGGAGATCATCCTGATGAAAGGTGGAAAAGGAGGTTTGGGAAATGAACATTTTAAATCTTCTACCAACCAGACGCCAAGATATGCACAACCCGGAATGGATGGTGAGGAAGGCTATGTGGTTTTCGAGCTTAAAATTCTTGCTGATGTAGGCCTTGTCGGATTCCCGAATGCCGGAAAATCTACACTTCTTGCTTCTGTTTCCGCAGCAAAACCTAAAATCGCGAATTACGCATTTACCACCCTGACTCCGAATCTCGGGATTGTGGATTACAGAAATTACAAATCCTTTGTAATGGCTGATATTCCTGGGATTATTGAAGGGGCAGCGGAAGGAAAAGGTTTAGGACACAGATTCTTAAGACATATTGAAAGAAATTCCATCTTATTATTCTTAATTCCGGCTGATTCTGAAGATCATTTCCAGGAGTTTAAAATTCTGGAAAATGAATTGACGGAATACAACCCTGAACTTTTAGATAAGGATTTCATTATTTCCATTTCAAAATCCGACCTTCTGGATGATGAGCTGAAAAAAGAAATCTCTGCTGAATTTCCGGAAAACAGACAACCCATTTTCTTCTCCGGAGTTACGGGAGAAGGCCTTGTAGAACTGAAAGACATCGTCTGGAAAAAACTTCATGGATAG
- a CDS encoding DUF6438 domain-containing protein yields MKYILSLCAFIFLFSCTAQKKAGSPYTTIEYEAGACFGSCPIFKLTINPDRTAILEAEHFNFSKDFSKGEFSKPREGTFKGVVKEADYKQLISLLNDLDVKNLENNYGSRNISDLPTSYLRIGFADGTSKNVEDYGKRGSEKLMKVYQFFEDLKHNQQWTKVK; encoded by the coding sequence ATGAAATATATACTCAGTCTTTGTGCATTTATATTTTTATTTTCCTGCACCGCACAAAAAAAGGCCGGCTCACCATATACCACTATTGAATATGAAGCCGGAGCGTGTTTTGGGTCCTGCCCTATTTTTAAGCTGACCATCAACCCTGACAGAACAGCCATCCTGGAAGCTGAACATTTCAATTTCTCCAAAGATTTTTCCAAAGGAGAATTTTCAAAACCACGGGAAGGGACTTTTAAAGGAGTGGTTAAGGAAGCAGACTATAAACAGCTTATTTCTCTCCTGAATGACCTTGATGTGAAAAACCTGGAAAACAACTACGGCTCAAGAAACATCAGCGATCTTCCGACCTCTTATCTGAGAATTGGTTTCGCAGATGGAACTTCAAAAAATGTAGAAGATTATGGGAAAAGAGGAAGCGAAAAACTCATGAAAGTGTATCAGTTTTTTGAAGACCTGAAACATAACCAGCAGTGGACAAAAGTAAAATAA
- a CDS encoding DEAD/DEAH box helicase has product MNFTDLNLIEPIAKAIQEQGYTNPTPIQERSIPEILKGRDFLGCAQTGTGKTAAFAIPILQNLSQNKTKNNHIKALILTPTRELAIQIEENIHAYGKYLPLKELVIFGGVKQGNQEAALKKGIDILVATPGRLLDFIAQGIISLKNLEIFVLDEADRMLDMGFVHDVKRIIKLLPQRRQTLFFSATMPSEIQKLADSILNNPVKVEVTPVSSTAETIKQSVYFVDKENKLSLLSHILKNDIADSVLVFSRTKHGADKIAKKLQKDHISAEAIHGNKSQNARQNALNNFKSGKTRILVATDIAARGIDIDELKYVINFELSDVSETYVHRIGRTGRAGAEGSSISFVDGLDLLNLRNTEKLIGKKIPVVKDHPFHTDNLVAQKRDSNNKPMAAGGERRPPRSPKPQNNSNKSAGSSSTTGFKKPKNKNFTRKK; this is encoded by the coding sequence TTGAATTTTACAGACCTAAACTTAATAGAACCTATTGCAAAAGCAATTCAGGAACAGGGATATACCAATCCAACACCCATTCAGGAGAGATCTATCCCTGAAATCTTAAAAGGCAGAGACTTTTTAGGATGTGCACAAACAGGAACAGGAAAAACAGCAGCATTCGCTATTCCTATCCTTCAAAATTTATCTCAGAATAAGACTAAAAATAATCATATAAAAGCCCTGATCTTAACACCAACCAGAGAGTTGGCGATTCAGATTGAGGAAAATATTCACGCGTACGGTAAATATCTTCCGCTGAAAGAGCTTGTTATTTTCGGAGGTGTGAAGCAGGGAAACCAGGAAGCTGCCCTAAAAAAAGGGATTGATATTCTGGTAGCCACACCCGGCAGACTTCTTGATTTCATCGCCCAGGGTATTATCAGCTTAAAAAATCTGGAAATCTTCGTTCTGGATGAAGCAGACAGAATGCTGGATATGGGTTTTGTACATGATGTAAAAAGAATCATCAAGCTTCTTCCGCAAAGAAGACAGACTTTATTCTTCTCAGCTACCATGCCTTCTGAGATCCAGAAACTGGCAGATTCTATATTGAACAATCCCGTAAAAGTAGAAGTTACCCCGGTATCTTCCACTGCTGAAACCATCAAGCAGTCGGTATATTTTGTAGATAAAGAAAATAAGCTGAGCCTTCTTTCCCATATCTTAAAAAATGATATTGCAGATTCGGTACTGGTATTTTCCAGAACAAAACACGGAGCTGACAAAATCGCCAAAAAGCTGCAGAAGGACCATATCTCCGCAGAAGCAATCCATGGGAATAAATCCCAGAATGCCAGACAGAATGCCTTAAACAACTTTAAATCCGGAAAAACAAGAATTCTGGTTGCTACGGATATTGCAGCGAGAGGAATTGATATTGATGAGCTGAAATATGTTATCAATTTTGAACTTTCTGATGTTTCCGAAACCTATGTTCACAGGATCGGAAGAACCGGAAGAGCCGGAGCTGAAGGATCTTCTATTTCTTTTGTAGACGGCCTTGACCTTTTAAATTTAAGAAATACGGAAAAGCTGATCGGGAAGAAAATACCTGTGGTAAAAGATCATCCGTTCCATACTGATAACCTGGTTGCCCAAAAAAGAGATTCCAATAACAAGCCTATGGCTGCCGGTGGGGAAAGAAGACCTCCGAGATCTCCAAAACCACAGAATAACAGCAATAAATCCGCTGGAAGTTCTTCCACGACTGGATTCAAAAAACCTAAGAATAAGAATTTTACCAGAAAAAAATAA
- a CDS encoding TatD family hydrolase, with protein MIDTHTHLYAEEFDEDRKEAIQKALDKGITKFYLPAIDSESHGKMLQLEEDYPGQIISMMGLHPCYVKPESWEKELEIVKNYLDQRVFPAIGEIGIDLYWDKSTLDIQVKAFEQQIDWAIEKDLPIVIHTRESFDETFEVLERKKDPKLRGIFHCFSGNLEQAKHAIDLNFILGIGGVVTFKNGKIDQFLNEIPLEKIVLETDSPYLAPVPHRGKRNESSYLDLVAGKLVDIYGKDFSEIDRITTENANRIFKN; from the coding sequence ATGATTGATACACATACCCACTTATACGCAGAAGAATTTGATGAAGACAGAAAAGAAGCCATTCAAAAGGCTTTGGATAAAGGCATTACTAAATTTTATCTTCCTGCGATAGATTCAGAATCCCACGGGAAAATGCTTCAGCTGGAAGAAGATTATCCCGGACAGATCATTTCGATGATGGGGCTTCATCCTTGCTACGTAAAACCTGAATCCTGGGAAAAAGAACTGGAAATTGTTAAAAATTATCTTGATCAGCGGGTGTTTCCTGCGATAGGAGAGATCGGGATTGATTTATATTGGGACAAAAGCACGTTGGATATTCAGGTGAAAGCCTTTGAGCAGCAGATTGACTGGGCTATAGAGAAAGATCTTCCCATTGTGATCCATACCAGAGAAAGTTTTGATGAAACATTTGAGGTGCTGGAAAGAAAAAAAGATCCGAAACTCAGAGGAATTTTTCATTGCTTTTCCGGAAATCTTGAGCAGGCAAAACATGCAATCGATCTTAACTTTATATTGGGAATAGGAGGTGTTGTGACCTTTAAAAACGGAAAAATCGATCAATTTCTGAATGAAATTCCATTGGAAAAAATTGTTCTGGAAACAGATTCACCGTATCTGGCTCCGGTTCCGCACAGGGGAAAGAGAAATGAAAGTTCATATCTTGATCTTGTAGCCGGAAAACTGGTCGATATCTATGGAAAGGATTTTTCGGAGATTGACAGGATCACCACTGAAAATGCCAACAGGATTTTTAAGAATTAA
- a CDS encoding DUF4269 domain-containing protein, whose translation MIDFTTPEYLKSGNETQKRAYEVLRKYRVFEKLSFYSPVLAGTIPIGIDIEGSDLDIICEVDLRFEEDFLDDIAMSRLMPGDTDVKVENIMVRGEKCIVLNFMLEEFPVEIFGQNKPSLQQYAYRHMMAEYRILNEKGKDFKQKIIELKKQGIKTEPAFGLLMGLENPYEDLLKL comes from the coding sequence ATGATTGATTTCACCACTCCTGAGTACCTGAAATCGGGAAATGAAACGCAGAAGAGAGCTTATGAAGTACTCAGAAAATACCGGGTCTTTGAGAAGTTAAGTTTCTATTCTCCGGTCCTGGCGGGAACCATCCCGATTGGGATTGATATTGAAGGGAGTGACCTTGATATCATCTGTGAGGTGGATCTTCGTTTTGAAGAGGATTTTCTGGACGATATCGCGATGAGCAGATTAATGCCCGGAGACACTGATGTAAAAGTTGAAAATATAATGGTTCGCGGAGAAAAATGCATCGTGCTGAACTTTATGCTGGAAGAGTTCCCGGTGGAGATTTTCGGACAGAATAAGCCCTCGCTTCAGCAGTATGCTTACCGTCACATGATGGCTGAATACAGAATATTAAACGAGAAAGGAAAAGATTTTAAACAAAAAATAATAGAACTTAAAAAGCAGGGAATCAAAACAGAGCCTGCTTTTGGTCTCCTGATGGGATTGGAAAATCCTTATGAAGACTTGTTAAAATTGTAA
- a CDS encoding GSCFA domain-containing protein, whose translation MKFRTEVDIPKSEKKIHVEDKIFSIGSCFALEMTDLLGQGQLQTVNNPFGTIFNPYSINNAIKRLHDSEFYTEDELITFNDEFISLDHHSSFDRRYIHQTLDIINSGIEIGNRFLQDAGWVLITYGTSFIYEFIPKKKLAANCHKIPQKFFEKRLLSHHELTDSIYNTVLNLKDICRDDVQILFTVSPVRHTKDGMIENQLSKSKLITGVHEAVSQLENCHYLPVYEILMDDLRDYRFYKEDMIHPSSQAVNYIFDKFGEAYFSDETKSFIKENFKINRALEHRTDDEKDPKYIEFREKLKQRIEAQREKVRHKIFLND comes from the coding sequence ATGAAATTCAGAACCGAAGTAGACATTCCAAAGTCGGAGAAAAAGATCCATGTTGAAGATAAAATATTTTCAATAGGTTCGTGTTTTGCTTTGGAAATGACAGATCTTCTGGGACAGGGACAGCTTCAGACGGTTAATAATCCGTTCGGAACCATCTTTAATCCTTATTCAATCAATAATGCGATCAAAAGACTTCATGATTCCGAATTTTATACTGAAGATGAGCTGATTACCTTTAATGATGAATTCATTTCTCTGGATCACCACAGCAGTTTTGACCGGAGATATATCCACCAGACGCTGGATATAATCAATTCCGGGATAGAGATCGGAAACAGGTTTCTTCAGGATGCCGGATGGGTGCTTATTACCTACGGAACTTCATTTATCTATGAGTTTATTCCAAAGAAGAAGTTGGCAGCGAACTGTCACAAAATTCCTCAGAAATTTTTTGAAAAAAGACTGCTTTCCCATCACGAGCTCACCGACTCCATATACAATACGGTTTTAAACCTGAAAGATATATGCAGGGACGATGTACAGATCCTGTTCACCGTGTCACCGGTGCGCCATACAAAAGACGGAATGATTGAGAATCAGCTGAGTAAATCCAAACTGATTACTGGGGTTCATGAGGCCGTTTCGCAGCTGGAGAACTGCCATTATCTGCCTGTGTATGAAATACTGATGGATGATCTCCGGGATTACCGTTTTTATAAGGAAGATATGATTCACCCCAGTTCACAGGCTGTAAATTATATCTTTGATAAATTTGGAGAAGCTTATTTTTCCGATGAAACGAAAAGTTTTATCAAAGAAAATTTTAAGATCAACAGGGCACTTGAACATCGGACGGATGATGAAAAAGATCCTAAATATATTGAGTTCCGGGAAAAGCTGAAGCAAAGGATTGAAGCTCAAAGGGAAAAAGTAAGGCATAAAATATTTTTAAATGATTGA
- a CDS encoding polyprenyl synthetase family protein yields the protein MEFLDRYQQIVADAVTKYTFKDKPAELYDPMNYIISHGGKRLRPIMVLMACDLFGGDLKQAIKPALAIEFFHNFTLIHDDIMDEAPLRRNKPTIHTLHGINVGILSGDGLMLKAYKFFEDLEPEIFKACIRIFTHTGLLLCEGQQYDINFETQENVTYDDYIRMITYKTGVLSASSFEIGALIARANFKDAKAIFNFGKHIGIAFQIMDDYLDVFGDQAQFGKKHAGDIYENKKTILYLLAREHATDEERKELDHWYGKKTDNIDKVYGVEKIFRRTKVDEKALRLIQKHNEIGQSYLAKINIPEEKKKPFAELANYLLRRES from the coding sequence ATGGAATTTTTAGACAGATACCAGCAGATCGTTGCTGATGCCGTTACCAAGTATACCTTCAAAGACAAGCCCGCAGAACTTTATGACCCGATGAATTACATCATTTCCCATGGTGGAAAGCGTCTTCGTCCTATTATGGTATTAATGGCCTGCGACCTGTTCGGGGGAGATCTTAAGCAGGCGATAAAACCGGCCCTTGCTATTGAATTTTTCCATAATTTCACCCTTATCCATGATGATATTATGGATGAAGCCCCTTTAAGAAGAAATAAACCTACTATCCACACCCTTCACGGGATCAATGTGGGAATCCTTTCCGGAGACGGGCTGATGCTGAAGGCCTATAAATTTTTTGAAGATCTTGAACCTGAGATTTTCAAAGCATGCATCAGGATTTTTACCCATACGGGACTTCTGCTGTGTGAAGGCCAGCAATACGATATCAATTTTGAAACTCAGGAAAATGTAACCTATGATGATTACATCCGGATGATTACCTATAAAACAGGTGTTTTAAGTGCATCTTCTTTCGAGATAGGAGCGCTTATTGCAAGAGCCAATTTTAAAGATGCCAAAGCGATTTTTAATTTTGGAAAACATATTGGGATCGCTTTCCAGATTATGGATGATTATCTGGATGTATTCGGAGACCAGGCCCAGTTCGGAAAGAAACATGCCGGGGATATTTATGAAAATAAAAAAACAATTCTTTATCTTTTAGCGAGAGAACATGCAACAGATGAAGAGAGAAAAGAGCTTGATCACTGGTATGGCAAGAAAACCGATAATATTGATAAAGTATACGGCGTTGAAAAAATCTTCAGAAGAACAAAAGTAGACGAGAAAGCCCTGCGTCTGATCCAGAAGCACAACGAGATCGGGCAGAGCTATCTGGCGAAGATCAATATACCCGAAGAAAAGAAAAAACCTTTTGCTGAACTTGCCAATTATTTGTTGAGAAGAGAAAGTTAA